The Arachis ipaensis cultivar K30076 chromosome B10, Araip1.1, whole genome shotgun sequence DNA window ATTTCGTcaatatatataatttgctatatgAGTAGTAGTACTATATATACGTATGATTAAAGAAGAGAACGAGTTTTAAGAAATAAATTAAGCATAAAATTCATGAAGATTTTTTTGGTTCTACTATTATAGTTATATATACGTGAAACTGATCTTACCTTATTAAACCTGTTTTTGGCATACAAATTAAATGGTGGTTTGTTTTAGATCCAGTTTGTTGTTTTAATATGTGAAATATAAAATAATCACACAATATATATAAGAACAACAATAAATTAAAGTCTCATACTCGATCAAAACGatatattaaaactaaaatgTAAGACAAATGCGAATAAAATATAACCTGAAAATTTATTAATAAACGTGCATAATTGCATTATACTTACAGTGGACATTATTCAATTATATATTTAGTGGTGATCTATATGTTCTTTAAAGAAAATATCTTGAAAGGAGGACCTTCCAGTATTGCCGGTGTCTTATGATTAATTGGATTTGGACCACCGGAAATATCATGGTCATGATTCATGTTTCTAAAGGATAATTTTGTGGTGCCGGATTACCGATTGGGTTTGGAGCAGATGGAACATCATGCGGTTGGCGGCGGTGGTGGTGGCGGTGGCAATCCATTATGGATTGGATTTGGACCACTTGAAACAGTACGGTCGAGACCTATATCGTTTGAGAAAGAGTATTTTCTAGAAGGAGGTCCATTTGGCGGCGGCGGCGGCAATCCATTATGAATTGGATTTGGACCACTTGGAACGGTACGGTCGAGACCTATATCTTTTGAGAAAGAGTATTCTCTAGGAGGAGGTCCATTTGGCGGCGGCGGTGGCGGCAATCCATTATGGATTGGATTTGGACCACTTGGAACAGTACGGTCGAGACctatatcttttgaaaaagagtATCTTGCAGGAGGAGGACTTCTATTACCGATTGGATTTGGACCACGTGGAACTTCATGgttaacaccaacattttttgaaaaagaatatcttttgaaaaaggattctCTTGAAATTGATAGTGGCAACACTTCATTATTGATTGAATTTAGACCAATTAAAACATCATGGTTGAGACCTACCTCAGGGTTATTAATTTTCGTAGCATCTATAGTGTCGTAAACAAGTGACAGAAAAAAGAAGCAAACAATGATATGAAACAAAAGTTGAGTAAAttccattttttaaattaatgtgTCAGTAATGCTCGAATCATCTACTTATGTAGAAAAACCATATCACCTGGGGTTTCTCTTTTGATGGaaagataataaaatttaaatattcatAGTCAATTTTTAATATTCGTGAAAAACAAGTAATTAATAATGAGCTATATATATGACCCATTTAATGAGGTGCTAATATAACTATATCTAATTTGCTATTATTTTATAATGTGATAAGAAGTTATTTAATTTGCAAGGTGAAAGGATCATACAAATTTGTGATCATCACAAACTCTTcagattttcaaattttaaaatattataaatgtaTCAatgtttaaaatcaaaatttgagAACatacaaatatttttcaaatttaatattttcaacCTTTTGTTATTATAAAAACTTTTTTACCAAAATTATTAAGAaagaataattaatttaatactattttttttaccaaaaaaaatgACCAACATTTGATTTTAAAGAGTCGATACTATTTTTTATGATCAGCTCATACATTTTAAtgttagaaaattttaaatttcaaaataaaattggtaaatgTATCAATTTTTAAACTAAGAAATTGAGAGTATATAAGATAATTTtgactaaaaaattattttgttcttCCAAAAATGTTAAGAAAGAATGAACCATTTAAATTGTATTTAAAGAAGaagaccaaaattaattaaatattgaaAATAGATAATATATACTATCCTAAGATACATATTAAAATTGCATTTATTAGTTTAGCTTTAGTCTTTAGAGGACTTTGCTGGATGGGAGCTGGGAGGAAGACAAAGAGATtggaaatttttatttattttttcattttttttataaataacagAATAGAAACgctcaagaaaaaaaaatgtaccCATGTCACTATTTTGATAAATATAGTTCTAAcagaatctgaaaaaaaaaaactaatagattgaaagtttatttttattaataattcaaacttttcatttaattttcaatttctcCAAATCGAAGGTTTCATGAGaactaaatataaattatatttttatttctaaaaaattattatattagcatttaaattttaatttccgaTTGTCGgggaacaaaaaagaaaagagaatactTAAAAAGCTAAATCACTATATCTAATTCCTTATTGATTTGGTCAAATCATTTGTTGTTAGGCTATGAATTTCATATTTACATGTACCATATTAGTATTAGTATTAAGGTTTAATTATATTGTTAGCAGGTCTCtgtaattttgtaaaatttttaattaggtttttaaatttttttaattagatttttgtatcaattttttttttaattaggtccctcttgacaataattaatttaattgtatagggacttaattaaaaaaaattgatgtagggacaaaaataaaagtataggaacctaattaaaaaaaatttagtgcaaggactcaattaaaaggaaaaaaaaaagtataaagacctaattaaaaatttcgcgaaactattaggaccaacagaataattaaacctaatatTAATATAGCATAAAAGAGCgctacaagaaaaaaggcatgTGGATACACTTTTTTCTTgttacgcttttaaagcgtggtcaAAAGTGGTTAATGACCACACTTTTTTTAGGCATAAAATTTAAGTTTCCAACGTctgttatatatttattaaaaaaaattaaacttttaaCACTACAAGATACTTATTGATTGGTGGAGGTTTTATAGTGGAAGTTTTTGAAAACCTCTCCAACATCATTTATTCGtcgcaattttcaaaatttttctacatAAATTTGGACACAATTAAAACAGCCATACACTCAAAAGTCTACCCAAACACTTAAAGCTCGTATCAAAGATATAAAATAGGGTTACTTTCGAGTGAGAAGGAGAGTGAACAAGACCTACTGATTGAAATCCTAAATTATAGTTGTTACCGTTGTCGTCGTCGCTGCCACCGTCATTGTCACCACCACAGCGATTCATCTCAAGATATTATAGCCAATTAGACAGttcctaaaaaaaattaaaaaattatagtatttagattttattatttattttgttttcataaACTTATAGTTTCTAAAaagcaatttttttaattttataaatttgtttttttaaatatgcAACAAGACATtacgtaaaaaaaaattaaataactattCTAGGAACAGATACGTCCTTTTATCAGCATCAAGaaccaaagaaagaaaacaacaaacaacaaaaaataaaacttaaacaaaagaaTCTAATGAAGATGAGATTTGTAAGAAATTGATATGgcaatgtttattttatatctatgtctATATAGGTGTGTTTGATATGGTATACTAAAAGTTTGGcattaatattaagatttaatattatgtttggtggttaaagattaaaattaaataaaaaaattttaattgaaatataaaatattagtTCTTTTAgtacttttaaaaagtaaaaagatatatgagactgaaatttttaaaaatggGAGTATTTACTCATTTTGATTCTCAAAAAATTTTAGACTAAACACTTTAGTccctaactaaaattaattattcaattGGTCCTTAACAATTAATTCTGTCAGTCACCTCTTCGCTCCGTCAACTCTAACGaaagacaaaatggtccctgacaactctaataGGAGACAAAATGATCCCTCACAACTCTAATAGGGGACAAAATGATCCCTAACCCCTTTGATCGAAAACGACACTTTTCTTCCCtaattttcatcatatctcgcataactcTAACATTCATATTAGTCTTCTTCACCTTCACAGTCTTCTTTTCCATATTTTCCTTTCTCCTGTTCAGCTCTAAGATCAAGGCATGATGTAATTACCACGCGTGTTGTacctacctcaacatgtcatgAACCACACACTTCCTAAATATCTGTGGCTGGTACACCCACCTCGTCCACACTTTCCACGTCCTCGATAATAGCATCACCTCTAACCCCGACAACGTTCACcacatcctcaagaccaagttccacaactaCTCCAAGAGCACGCTTTCACCACTCTCCGATAAGtaatatagattgttggacattaggacatcatgagaagattctcTTTCGACATCATATACAAATTCTCATTTGGAATGGACCccgagtgcttcattccttctttGCTAGAGTCCAAGTTGGCAAACAGTTTCGACCTTGCATCCAAGCTATCAGTACAACGAGCAATATCGTCGTTGCCGCTCATATGAAAACTGAAGCAATTACTAAACATTGGTTCggagaagaagttgaaggaagCAATCGGATTGGTGGACAATGTGGTCATGGAGATGATAGGGCAAAGGAGGAGGGAGATAGCGGCGACGACGATGGGTCTTAACAAATCAAACTTGCTGTCTAGATTCATGGGATCTATCGAAGACGACAAGTACTTGAGAGACATAGTCATTAGTTtcctgagtatgaattggttgagaacaagttgatAATTTTTCTCCTTGTAAATATTGAAGTTGCAGAGTGTGCATTGTGTATCTTGAAGTTACAGTGTTAGACTGTTAGTGTTATGCGAGATGTCAGAGaccattttgtcccctgttagagttTCTAGGGACTATTTTGCCCtccgttagagttgacggagtaaagtgtaacaccctcactatcagaagtcacgcttccggctgcgctactctgatagcaagaagtattacgactactttacatactaaatattaaaataagagcctatgactcgacactgtatcgctgatttctttgaaaaaaaaaacagaaataaatactttatcttaagaaaaatacaaacaggcatagattcatatacaacttacataataattcaatatattatacatataaaacatacaattcctatccctcttacaaacttgtaataacaaagacgagggaagaaaataatctagtTAATACAAcagcatataaaccaaacgcagtataactcttcttaatgcttcttcatccgattcctgaaaaggtaaagctgtcggggggtgagaacctaaccacacggtctcaccacggagtttcaaagttgtcataagaatatatttaacaagaaaactattttcaagctcagcgattatcattgccttatgaatattttaaaaccaataggaaatcgttcaaaaaaattttcaaagaaacaatgtttaatcctTCAGAAGTCCGAAACCTTtactttcttataagaaaaactcaatcagaaaccaaccacgcaatcaaacaacacagtcactaattcagcaccaaagttcattctcaaatgtagcacgccaggacaaacacaggcaagacagacaagaaaagcacaagtaggtagcagttacagcaaatagttcaagtagcagttaagaacagtttagcaattaggcaaaccaaaacaagttcaaacccaagcaaagcatacaaatgcatatgatgcatgcctgtcctatggctgatgaggctcatctgtcggttatccagccaacccgacaaatctgaattgtacttagactgtctCCCGACgtacatccccaagagtctatgcatatctttttctcaaataatcaatatctcagaccattttcaatttaaactcatTTTTCAACAAATCAAGCTTATTTCTAATATTATAATCCTTTCTAGATCTCAATTCATTTCCAACAAAGCCAACCAACATTTACTCAAACCCTTTTCAACGGTTTCAAATTCGAGTCATTCACAAATCTCAAGCCGTTTTCCAAACCCAAATTAACTCTAACATCAAATCATTTTCCAATCCTCAAATTATACTTGATAAACATTCAAATCAGATTTTCAAATTAATCTTCTACTCACTATCTCAATACCAACTCAATATTCAAAAATAGCCACAGTCAAGTAAGCAATCACATTCATTCAaggcaattcaattcaattcataagactccataatcactaaaaatatttattttcttaatatcaatttataacaactcttaagaataaaaatgagtttAACGAAAACGCCCCTACCTCAATTTAGTTTAAACGCATCAATTCCTCTTTCGTTCATCACTTTTGTTTGGCTCATGATCCTCAAAGAGACCAGCCTTCGATATTATAGTCCTATAATCTCCAATATTAGCAACATAGAGATGGTTATCAATCAAAACAGCGGTTCAAGTAGTAGAGCCATCATCCCAGAAAATGTCTTTTTCAGAATACAGAAATTGAGAATTAGTACCTTGGTACGTTTCACTTATAGCCAATTTGGCATCAGTACAAGATTTTGGATGCTTCATGAGATTATCAAAGAGATGCTCTTTCAAATACTCTGCACCACGAAAACCACCATGACCATCAAATACTCCAAGTAAGCATACTGAATGACCACCAATTTTTAATGTTTTAATATCGTAAAAATCCTCCATCGCCCTCTGAAGCTTGAATACCTACAGCTAAGCCTTCCATCCTCACTATTCCACCCTCCACTTGCAAACAGGCCATCATCATCTTTCTCTGGCATCATATCTACAAGGGAATCAGCACTTCTTCACATGGAACACGTATCCACCATCATCACTGTGAATGTCTTGAATTGGCGAGTAGGCGAATAAGAAATACTAGGGACAGCTTGCAAACTCCTCCTAGTGTTGTTTATTCTCACTCATTTGGCAAAGGTTATAGCTTGAACAACCAAAGACCTTACACAACCACAGTCactaattcagcaccaaagttcattctcaaatgtagcacgccaggacaaacacaggcaagacagacaagaaaagcacaagtaggtagcagttacagcaaatagttcaagtagcagttaagaacagtttagcaattaggcaaaccaaaacaagttcaaacccaagcaaagcatacaaatgcatatgatgcatgcctgtcctatggctgatgaggctcatctgtcggttatccagccaacccgacaaatctgaattgtacttagactgtctCCCGACgtacatccccaagagtctatgcatatctttttctcaaataatcaatatctcagaccattttcaatttaaactcatTTTTCAACAAATCAAGCTTATTTCTAATATTATAATCCTTTCTAGATCTCAATTCATTTCCAACAAAGCCAACCAACATTTACTCAAACCCTTTTCAACGGTTTCAAATTCGAGTCATTCACAAATCTCAAGCCGTTTTCCAAACCCAAATTAACTCTAACATCAAATCATTTTCCAATCCTCAAATTATACTTGATAAACATTCAAATCAGATTTTCAAATTAATCTTCTACTCACTATCTCAATACCAACTCAATATTCAAAAATAGCCACAGTCAAGTAAGCAATCACATTCATTCAaggcaattcaattcaattcataagactccataatcactaaaaatatttattttcttaatatcaatttataacaactcttaagaataaaaatgagtttAACGAAAACGCCCCTACCTCAATTTAGTTTAAACGCATCAATTCCTCTTTCGTTCATCACTTTTGTTTGGCTCATGATCCTCAAAGAGACCAGCCTTCGATATTATAGTCCTATAATCTCCAATATTAGCAACATAGAGATGGTTATCAATCAAAACAGCGGTTCAAGTAGTAGAGCCATCATCCCAGAAAATGTCTTTTTCAGAATACAGAAATTGAGAATTAGTACCTTGGTACGTTTCACTTATAGCCAATTTGGCATCAGTACAAGATTTTGGATGCTTCATGAGATTATCAAAGAGATGCTCTTTCAAATACTCTGCACCACGAAAACCACCATGACCATCAAATACTCCAAGTAAGCATACTGAATGACCACCAATTTTTAATGTTTTAATATCGTAAAAATCCTCCATCGCCCTCTGAAGCTTGAATACCTACAGCTAAGCCTTCCATCCTCACTATTCCACCCTCCACTTGCAAACAGGCCATCATCATCTTTCTCTGGCATCATATCTACAAGGGAATCAGCACTTCTTCACATGGAACACGTATCCACCATCATCACTGTGAATGTCTTGAATTGGCGAGTAGGCGAATAAGAAATACTAGGGACAGCTTGCAAACTCCTCCTAGTGTTGTTTATTCTCACTCATTTGGCAAAGGTTCTAGCTTGAATAACCAAAGACCTTGCACAACTGCTACATACCATCTAAACGACCAACCAAGAAGACAAGGGTTCCGGCGGCAACTGAATAACTCACAATAACAACTtcattcaacataaacactccctCACAACAGTAACGGAACAACTTAAGCGTACACAACGAGATCAGAAATAAGGCTAAGGCTCACCAGAATAGTAGCGGCTTCAACAGTGGTTCTCTGGCGACAACGGCGCCGTTCTCCGGCAATAGAAGCACGGCTACAGCAACGGCGGTGGCAGAACAGCAACTCCAAGAATCCAACCACTGAACCAATCTTCACCAAATTCCAAACCTTGATTTTGGAAAACCCAATCTACGAATCTTCCTCATCAAACCCCGATGACACCGTGCAACTCACCGGCGTCCATGGCAGCGGCGGAGATGAAGCACAGCAATGAGCTGCTATGTACATCGCATCTTTTTCTCTCTCCTTCGTCCAATGGCAACGACGACGGCAAGGGTTCTGGCGGCAACGCGAATGCTTTCAACAGACGGCGGTGGCGGCTCTGATTACGACGACGAGGTGTGGCGGTGGGGACAAGGCAGTAGTAGTGTGTGACGATGGTGGTGCGAGCTGGACAGCGGCAACCTCTTCTCCTCCCTCTCCATCCTCGGCTCTCTTCTCCCCTTCGTTCTCCCTCTTCTCTATTTCCATTTCCCCCTTTTCTCCTTTCTTCCCCCTCTCCGTTTTTTccctttctccttttctttcattttcttttcttttgtttttgctgAAGGCTGAGGCGTAAGGGGTGAGGGGGTGGCGGTGATAAATTAGGGTTAGGATAAAGTGGTTtagataattttaataaaattagaggtacatagtattaattaaaaatctaatttaatccctcaaaattattttaaaatactaGTTAATTATAAATTTGCTAATTAACTTCTaataagtattttaatttaaaattagagataatataatttattttctttgtttataaaattaaagtattaaattctgaaatctcaattatttaaattaaatcatataaaatttttatccTTTTATAACTGTTAAgttgtataatttaaatatagaaaattactCAATAATTATGAGAttaagtaaaatttttaatttaattatcaaaatttaatttaattacttttaataaaataatttttaaaaataaaatctttaataaataaataaataaattgaaactaactcataataatatatatattttttaaaaaaacctGGGTCTTACAtaaaggacctaagtgactgacggagTTAATTGTTAAGTActaatcgagtaattaattttagttgatgACTAAAGTGTCTGGTCcaaaattctttgaggaccaaaatggataAATACTCAAAAATTGAGActgaaattttattaatatttcttttaaaaaaataccctTATCCAAATTTTGAAATTCCAAGTCTCCTCTTTGTTAAAACTGGTTAGGATTTCTTCTAATTTTCATTGCATCTCTTCTCATTCTGGAACACAACGTTGGTCCAAACCCTCCTCAAGCCCATTATGCCAGCATCGCCACCAGGACTAGCTCACCATAGTCGTCGGAGCCGTGGTGATGAAGGTAAGTCACCTTGCATCTTGCAATTTAATCACACAGAATACAAACATTGACAAAAGTAAACGCTGAAAGCTGTGAAGCTATCACACTGTGGAGCTGGTAACTCCACTCATAAACTACGATTTGATCTGTGTTCTGCCTTTGTTCATCAATTGTAACACCTTACCACATAGAATCTTACACTCGAGTCGTAAAGCAGAGgtagtgaggtattacgacctctaaaataatatatatatatatatatatatatatatatgtatgtatgtatgtatgtatatatgtataataaTAGAAAGAATGTAATATACGAGGAGCATTGAAAGATAAGCAAAAACGTAGaattaaaagcgcaacgctcagaaaTAATGTTTACTTGCGTGTGAAGAATAACTAAAGCACACATACATATGTATATAAAAAGAGAATAGAAGGTCAAGGGTACAACTTAagcaagctcctaactcagcctgcggaGTTAAGGCTGGCCGAAGAATATATTTATGTACATACATATAGATATCTATAacccaaaatacataaaagtagctctagttctccataaacctctatgagGTGTAACCGTAAGGTATATATAAATAAGGAGAGTCTGTACACATATagataacaaaataaaacaaaatgtaAACTCCCAAACACCCACTTCGCTGTAGAAAActtcagacgcctagcgaggtgcctctcaacctacatctaaaaaccacaaatatccgtatggaatgagaactggaggttctcagcatagtaGAGGTGccgcatacataagatataaggtcctgaaaAAGCCAGAAGCAATTCTAGAACTCTGacatctaaattataaaatttaaagatttaaaACTGAAACCATAAACAGGTTGGTCCTCGAAGGTTCTAAACTTAACCCAAATCGTACTATAACCCTCAAATCCTCCgcctttcctccaatcctccaactTTGGTGCACAGACAAGCAAAACAGATAAGTCAAGCATATACAGAAAGTATATATAACAAGTAGGCAAttagcaattaacatgaataaataATTAAGCAAGCTAAGacaatgcacaatcaaacaaaacatacaaatgcacatgatgcatgccttttCTACTGGCTGTGAGCTCACTTGTCGGTTACTTTACCAGAACCCGACACAcctggtagctaacccggataccATCTCTCAACTGCGCATCTCTAAGAGGCATAAAATcgggggattagtgccctaccaccttctcctggaggcaTACACAAGGGGAAATAAATCGGGGGATTAGTGCCCTGCCACCTTCTCCTAGTGAGGCTATGCCATACTTGTCAAGGGATTAGTGTCTTACCACCTTGCAGACAAAGAGAGAAAGAATGTGAGGGAATATATCGGGGGATTAGTGTCCTACCACCTTCATCACATCCCACAAAACACAATCACAATAAATGTGGGAGAATGAATCgagggattagtgccctaccgcCTTCTCCACATCTCACAAAACACAATCACAAGGAATGCGGGAGAAAAAGATCGAGGGATTAGTGCCCTACTGccttccccacatccaacacATCAATATCATCATTATATCCATTTATTCTcaaaattcatcatcatcattcctttaCAATCATTCCTTATAGCGATGGAATCACACATATACCTCATAACTTCGCATttttgtatataattcatcatTTAAAATCTTACTTCACTCTCAAGTTACCACCTCTTCCTAGTTTcatctcattactaggcatactattaAGATCTAGggctaaaagaatgaaaatagaggtttagaggtttgaaattaAGATTTAGAACACAAATCCATGTTTGCTGAATCaggggccatgcgtacgcgtgggccacgcgtacgcgtgggcgtgcaATTTTCCATGCTTGCGTATGCATTACCTCGTCCGCGTATGCAGGTAAGCTAGACAGAATCAAACGTCCATGTATAAAGCCCCATGCTCACGTACGCAAGGGTCTCTTTTCGCCCATGATGCATACGCAGCACATGCCTGCGTATGCATGCATGCCAAACAGAAACGCCCATCCGCGTATGGAGGGATTTGCATACGCATGCATTGCAGATTAGTCAAAATGGTTAAGTTTATAGAATTTCAATTTTACATATCAAACTTCCGACGTgcataactttctcgttttaaaacatttttcatccgttctttaaACGGCATAaatttcacggacccaattttcatatgaaagaaGTTTTAAACAATTTGGGTATCCAGAAGCTGAGTTATGGCTCGCCAAAGTTTGACCAAAAAtgagattttcacaaaaatactcTAACCTCTATTTTCAACAATTCACCATTCAAAAACCAACTTTCTATACTAATAAAAAACACCAAAACATACCATATTATAGAAACACAGCCCCACATCCTACCACAACCAATCATACCTCAATTTTAAACAATCTGATACATAAacttctcaattgaacca harbors:
- the LOC107621472 gene encoding probable protein phosphatase 2C 13, whose translation is METGVLPCSNLRRQWEERWSKGKGKELRTEGRGLDAAAALGWVAMARRWWRLQVSGSAMGRLVRDGGSTLRGDARGRRWAMEDFYDIKTLKIGGHSVCLLGVFDGHGGFRGAEYLKEHLFDNLMKHPKSCTDAKLAISETYQDYRTIISKAGLFEDHEPNKSDERKRN